A stretch of the Ornithodoros turicata isolate Travis chromosome 4, ASM3712646v1, whole genome shotgun sequence genome encodes the following:
- the LOC135393276 gene encoding centromere protein X-like encodes MSNMADFAQAGTSKTETHDNIRDNLERDAALVYETPTFNTKTIQELLKMRFRDKNKTKINSDAVRLSCELFRLLAHEGALRAVKQAKIQGEEEVTLEHLEKILPQLLLDFP; translated from the exons ATGTCAAACATGGCGGATTTCGCGCAAGCGGGAACCTCGAAAACTGAAACGCATGATAACATTCGTGACAATTTGGAACGCGATGCAGCGCTGGTATACGAAACGCCAACGTTCAACACG AAAACCATCCAAGAGCTACTGAAAATGCGTTTCCGAGACAAAAATAAAACCAAAA TTAATTCGGACGCTGTGAGGTTATCGTGCGAACTGTTCAGACTTCTAGCCCATG AAGGCGCTCTTCGAGCCGTCAAACAAGCCAAG ATACAAGGGGAAGAGGAGGTCACACTTGAACATCTCGAGAAGATACTGCCCCAATTG CTACTGGACTTTCCATGA